One Prunus dulcis chromosome 7, ALMONDv2, whole genome shotgun sequence DNA segment encodes these proteins:
- the LOC117636194 gene encoding telomere repeat-binding factor 4-like has translation MGNPKQKWTSEEEEALRAGVKKHGTGKWKDIQKDPEFNPFLSSRSNIDLKDKWRNMTVSGMNPRDKSRAPKAKANADAPAASLSVSQTSAAAAAKRDAPAAATATARRDAPAVTPARRDAPAATPARRDAPAATPVRHDAPAAPVADDSSTGLSDAKTAPAYDAMIFEALSTSTGPNGLDSGAIASFIEQRNEIPPNFRRSLSNRLRRLVHQEKLEKIQNCYRTKAPKQKDIHPIEESAVAAAYKIADAENKSFVAAEAVKEFERLSEMAEEAESTLQVAAEILEKCSEGEVLLMA, from the exons atgggaAATCCAAAGCAAAAATGGACAtcggaggaggaagaagctcTAAGAGCTGGCGTGAAAAAGCATGGCACTGGCAAGTGGAAGGACATCCAGAAAGACCCTGAGTTCAATCCTTTCCTCTCTTCTCGCTCCAATATTGATCTCAAg GACAAATGGAGGAATATGACTGTTAGTGGCATGAACCCCAGAGATAAGTCAAGGGCGCCAAAAGCAAAAGCCAACGCCGATGCTCCTGCTGCTTCACTGTCCGTTTCACAAacttctgctgctgctgcagccAAACGAGATGCACCAGCAGCAGCTACAGCTACAGCCAGACGCGATGCACCAGCAGTAACTCCAGCCAGACGCGATGCACCAGCAGCAACTCCAGCCAGACGGGATGCACCAGCAGCAACTCCAGTCAGGCACGATGCACCAGCAGCTCCAGTTGCAGATGATTCCTCAACTGGCTTATCTGATGCAAAAACTGCTCCAGC GTATGATGCAATGATTTTTGAAGCACTTTCTACCTCAACAGGGCCAAATGGATTGGACTCTGGTGCTATTGCTAGCTTTATTGAG CAAAGGAATGAAATCCCCCCAAATTTTAGAAGGTCATTAAGTAATAGGTTGAGAAGGCTGGTTCACCAAGAGAAACTTGAAAAG ATTCAAAATTGCTACAGGACGAAAGCCCCGAAACAAAAGGACATCCATCCGATAGAGGAATCGGCAGTGGCTGCTGCCTACAAGATTGCTGATGCCGAAAACAAATCGTTTGTGGCAGCAGAAGCAGTGAAAGAGTTTGAGAGGTTGTCAGAGATGGCTGAAGAAGCAGAATCAACGCTGCAGGTGGCAGCAGAGATTCTTGAGAAAT GTTCAGAAGGTGAAGTTCTGCTGATGGCATGA
- the LOC117635597 gene encoding glycylpeptide N-tetradecanoyltransferase 1: protein MGDNNNSPPGSPKEADHDSDANQLVKDDSSLETIVRKFQDSMSIGKRHAFWETQPVGQFKDLGDVSLAEGPIEPPTPLSEVKQEPYNLPTQYEWTTCDLDSEDTCTEVYNLLKNNYVEDDENMFRFNYSKEFLRWALHPPGYFRSWHIGVRAKTNKKLVAFITGVPARIRVRNEIVKMAEINFLCVHKKLRSKRLAPVMIKEVTRRVHLENIWQAAYTAGVVLPTPITTCQYWHRSLNPKKLIDVGFSRLGARMTMSRTIKLYKLPDSPATPGFRKMELRDVPAVTRLLRNYLSQFVVAPDFDENDVEHWLLPEENVVDSYLVESPETHEVTDFCSFYTLPSSILGNQTYSILKAAYSYYNVSTKTPLLQLMNDALIVAKQKDFDVFNALDVMQNESFLKELKFGPGDGQLHYYLYNYRMRNALKPAELGLVLL, encoded by the coding sequence ATGGGTGATAACAACAATTCTCCACCTGGGTCTCCTAAGGAGGCAGATCATGATTCTGATGCAAACCAACTTGTTAAGGATGATAGCTCACTGGAAACCATAGTCCGAAAGTTCCAAGATTCAATGTCTATTGGAAAAAGGCACGCATTTTGGGAAACTCAACCTGTTGGGCAATTTAAGGATCTTGGGGATGTCAGCTTGGCCGAGGGCCCAATTGAGCCCCCCACACCGTTGTCTGAGGTCAAACAAGAGCCTTACAATCTTCCGACTCAGTATGAATGGACCACTTGTGACCTGGACTCTGAAGATACCTGCACTGAGGTCTACAATCTGTTGAAGAATAATTATGTTGAGGATGATGAGAACATGTTTCGATTCAATTACTCGAAGGAGTTTCTCAGGTGGGCTCTGCACCCTCCTGGTTATTTTAGGAGCTGGCATATTGGTGTTCGTGCAAAGACTAACAAGAAGCTGGTTGCTTTCATTACTGGTGTTCCTGCTAGAATCCGGGTCCGTAATGAGATAGTGAAAATGGCTGAGATTAATTTCTTATGTGTGCATAAGAAGCTTAGGTCAAAGAGACTTGCACCCGTTATGATCAAGGAGGTCACAAGGAGAGTTCATTTGGAGAATATATGGCAAGCAGCATACACAGCTGGAGTAGTTCTTCCAACTCCAATCACAACTTGCCAATACTGGCATAGGTCTTTGAACCCAAAGAAGCTTATTGATGTTGGGTTTTCTAGGCTTGGTGCCAGGATGACTATGAGCCGAACCATAAAACTGTACAAGTTACCAGATTCACCAGCTACTCCTGGATTCAGGAAAATGGAACTTCGTGATGTCCCTGCTGTAACTCGGTTGCTTAGAAACTACTTGAGCCAGTTTGTGGTTGCACcagattttgatgaaaatgatGTGGAGCATTGGCTTCTTCCTGAGGAGAATGTGGTGGACAGTTACTTGGTCGAGAGCCCAGAGACTCATGAGGTGACCGACTTCTGCAGCTTCTACACTCTTCCTTCGTCTATCCTCGGCAATCAGACCTACTCAATCTTGAAGGCTGCATACTCCTATTATAATGTATCCACAAAGACTCCACTGCTTCAGTTGATGAATGATGCTCTTATCGTAGCAAAACAGAAGGATTTTGACGTCTTCAATGCACTGGATGTCATGCAGAATGAGTCATTCTTGAAAGAGCTCAAGTTTGGACCTGGTGATGGGCAACTTCACTACTACCTCTATAATTATCGGATGAGGAATGCATTGAAACCCGCAGAGCTTGGGCTTGTACTCTTATAG
- the LOC117634175 gene encoding UDP-glycosyltransferase 91C1-like, whose amino-acid sequence MENKDNQKLHIAMFPWLAYGHIMPFLEVSKFLAQKGHRVSFISTPKNIQRLPKSSLSPLITLVELPLPAIEGLPHSTESTSELPIHKVPFLKKAYDLLQPPLTHFLQHSDVNWVIHDFICHWLPRVATQLGINSVYFNIFSATTLAFLGPPSELLGGQRQRPEDFTVVPKWVDFPSNVAFKLHEMVSHWDCMDDEVSDFQRFADAIQYCNLVTTRSTPEFESDSVSLLRKLYGKPVVPLGLLPPSSVPRQHGGADDQVDEKWEVLREWLDNKKEKSVIYIALGTEVTLSQELMHELAHGIEKSGLPFIWVVNNRPLVEGMLGADVIPPEFPTRVADRGLVWRGWAPQLKILGHSSVGGFLTHCGWSSVIEALGFGRVLILFSGTNSDHGLIARLLHGKQVGLEIPRDEQDGSFTRDSVAELTRRVMVDKEGESLRSNAWAMKEIFGNKELNNKCLDEFTRFLETWPAST is encoded by the exons ATGGAGAACAAAGATAATCAGAAGCTTCACATCGCCATGTTCCCATGGCTAGCCTATGGCCACATAATGCCATTTCTCGAAGTCTCCAAGTTCTTAGCTCAAAAGGGTCACCGAGTCTCCTTCATCTCCACCCCCAAAAACATCCAGCGCCTCCCCAAATCATCCCTATCTCCTCTCATAACTTTGGTCGAGCTTCCTCTGCCGGCCATTGAAGGCTTGCCACATTCCACAGAGTCCACCTCCGAGCTACCAATTCACAAAGTCCCTTTCCTCAAAAAAGCCTACGacttgctccagcctccactCACGCATTTCCTCCAACACTCGGACGTCAACTGGGTCATCCACGACTTCATTTGCCATTGGCTACCCCGAGTCGCGACTCAGCTCGGAATCAACTCGGTTTACTTCAACATCTTCAGTGCCACTACATTGGCTTTCCTTGGCCCTCCCTCTGAGCTACTCGGAGGTCAACGCCAGCGGCCGGAGGACTTCACGGTTGTGCCGAAATGGGTTGACTTTCCTTCTAATGTTGCTTTTAAGCTCCATGAGATGGTCAGCCACTGGGACTGCATGGACGACGAGGTCTCCGATTTTCAGAGGTTCGCGGATGCGATTCAATATTGTAACTTGGTGACCACGAGGAGCACTCCCGAGTTCGAATCCGACTCAGTGAGTTTACTCAGGAAACTGTACGGTAAACCCGTTGTTCCACTCGGGTTGTTGCCACCCAGCTCAGTGCCACGTCAGCACGGTGGCGCTgatgatcaggtggatgagaagTGGGAAGTGTTGAGAGAGTGGCTCGacaataagaaagagaaatcAGTGATTTACATTGCACTCGGTACTGAGGTGACTCTGAGTCAAGAGTTGATGCACGAGTTAGCTCATGGGATAGAGAAATCCGGCTTGCCTTTTATTTGGGTGGTCAACAATCGCCCACTAGTGGAAGGCATGTTGGGTGCGGATGTTATTCCACCCGAGTTTCCAACTCGGGTGGCTGACCGCGGTTTGGTGTGGAGAGGTTGGGC CCCTCAACTTAAGATATTGGGTCACTCGTCGGTTGGGGGTTTCTTAACTCACTGTGGTTGGAGTTCGGTTATCGAGGCTCTCGGGTTTGGAAGGGtgcttattttgttttccgGGACAAATTCGGATCACGGGTTGATTGCGAGATTGTTGCACGGGAAACAGGTCGGGTTGGAGATACCGAGGGACGAGCAAGATGGGTCATTTACGCGTGACTCAGTGGCTGAATTGACTCGCCGAGTGATGGTTGACAAAGAAGGTGAGTCACTCAGGTCAAATGCATGGGCCATGAAGGAGATTTTTGGCAACAAAGAGCTGAACAACAAGTGCCTGGACGAGTTCACTCGGTTCCTTGAAACATGGCCAGCTTCAACCTAA
- the LOC117634176 gene encoding lycopene epsilon cyclase, chloroplastic, which translates to MDCVAAMTVSFCPTWRSKRRGLPSKKEAPFFGYGLYKKHSLQVKASAGSGGGVGVAVKQGFADEEDYVKAGGSELLFVQMQQNKAMEEQSKLSDKLPPISVGDNILDLVVIGCGPAGLALAAESAKLGLKVGLIGPDLPFTNNYGVWEDEFKDLGFEGCIEHVWQDTIVYLDDDSDPILIGRAYGRVCRTKLHEELLRMCVESGVSYLNSRVKSIVEASNGHSLVACDRDIIVPCRLATVASGAASGKLLQYEVGGPKVSVQTAYGVEVEVENNPYDPNLMVFMDYRDYTKQKVSSLEAEYPTFLYAMPMSPTRLFFEETCLASKEAMPFDLLKKKLLSRLKTMGIRIIKTYEEEWSWIPVGGSLPNTEQKNLAFGAAACMVHPATGYSVVRSLSEAPKYASVIATILKPGHYKAIPGRQISNENISMQAWNTLWPQERKRQRAFFLFGLALILQLDIEGIRTFFHTFFRLPTWMWQGFLGSTLSSADLMLFAVYMFVIAPNNLRKGLIRHLLSDPTGATMIRTYLTL; encoded by the exons ATGGACTGCGTTGCGGCAATGACGGTGTCGTTTTGCCCGACTTGGAGGTCGAAAAGAAGAGGGCTGCCAAGTAAAAAGGAAGCTCCTTTCTTTGGCTACGGCTTGTACAAGAAGCATTCTCTGCAAGTGAAAGCAAGTGCCGGAAGTGGAGGGGGTGTGGGTGTGGCTGTCAAACAAGGCTTTGCGGATGAAGAGGATTATGTAAAGGCTGGCGGGTCTGAGTTACTTTTCGTTCAAATGCAGCAGAACAAGGCCATGGAAGAGCAGTCCAAGCTCTCTGACAAG CTACCGCCAATATCTGTAGGAGATAATATACTGGATTTGGTGGTGATTGGTTGTGGTCCAGCAGGTCTTGCTCTGGCTGCAGAGTCAGCCAAGTTAGGATTGAAAGTTGGGCTTATTGGCCCTGACCTCCCTTTTACAAATAACTATGGTGTTTGGGAGGATGAATTCAAAG ATCTTGGATTTGAAGGGTGTATTGAGCATGTTTGGCAGGACACCATTGTATATCTTGATGATGATTCTGACCCCATTCTGATTGGTCGTGCTTATGGACGCGTTTGTCGAACCAAACTACATGAGGAGCTTTTAAGAAT gTGTGTGGAGTCAGGTGTTTCATACCTCAATTCAAGGGTGAAAAGTATTGTTGAAGCTAGCAATGGCCATAGTCTTGTGGCCTGTGACCGCGATATCATAGTTCCCTGCAG GCTTGCTACTGTTGCATCAGGAGCTGCCTCAGGGAAGCTTTTGCAATATGAGGTGGGTGGTCCAAAGGTGTCTGTTCAAACAGCTTATGGTGTGGAGGTTGAG GTGGAAAACAATCCATACGATCCcaacctaatggttttcatgGACTACAGAGACTACACAAAGCAAAAAGTTTCATCTTTAGAAGCAGAATATCCAACATTTCTTTATGCCATGCCAATGTCTCCAACAAGATTGTTCTTTGAG GAAACTTGCTTGGCTTCTAAAGAGGCCATGCCTTTTGatttattgaagaaaaagctCTTGTCAAGGTTAAAGACAATGGGAATCCGTATTATAAAAACTTACGAAGAG GAATGGTCTTGGATTCCAGTTGGTGGGTCCTTACCAAATACTGAGCAAAAGAACCTAGCATTTGGTGCTGCTGCTTGTATGGTACATCCAGCCACAG GGTATTCAGTTGTGAGGTCTTTGTCAGAGGCTCCAAAATATGCTTCCGTGATTGCAACTATTTTGAAGCCGGGTCATTATAAGGCCATTCCCGGCCGTCAAATAAGTAATGAGAACATCTCGATGCAAG CATGGAACACCCTCTGGCCGCAAGAAAGGAAGCGCCAAAGagcattctttctttttggactAGCACTTATTCTGCAACTGGACATTGAGGGCATCAGGACATTCTTTCATACTTTCTTCCGCTTGCCCACCTG GATGTGGCAGGGTTTCCTTGGCTCCACTTTGTCCTCAGCTGATCTCATGCTTTTTGCCGTGTACATGTTTGTTATAGCACCAAATAATTTGAGAAAGGGCCTCATCAGACATCTACTTTCTGATCCTACTGGAGCCACTATGATAAGAACCTATCTCACCCTATAG
- the LOC117634785 gene encoding UDP-glycosyltransferase 91C1-like yields the protein MENKDNQKLHIAMFPWLAYGHIMPFLEVSKFLAQKGHRVSFISTPKNIQRLPKSSLSPLITLVELPLPAIEGLPHSTESTSELPIHKVPFLKKAYDLLQPPLTHFLQHSDVNWVIHDFICHWLPRVATQLGINSVYFNIFSATTLAFLGPPSELLGGQRQRPEDFTVVPKWVDFPSNVAFKLHEMVSHWDCMDDEVSDFQRFADAIQYCNLVTTRSTPEFESDSVSLLRKLYGKPVVPLGLLPPSSVPRQHGGADDQVDEKWEVLREWLDNKKEKSVIYIALGTEVTLSQELMHELAHGIEKSGLPFIWVVNNRPLVEGMLGADVIPQEFPTRVADRGLVWRGWAPQLKILGHSSVGGFLTHCGWSSVIEALGFGRVLILFSGANSDQGLIARLLHGKQVGLEILRDEQDGSFTRDSVAELTRRVMVDKEGESLRSNAWAMKEIFGNKELNNKCLDEFTRFLETWPAST from the coding sequence ATGGAGAACAAAGATAATCAGAAGCTTCACATCGCCATGTTCCCATGGCTAGCCTATGGCCACATAATGCCATTTCTCGAAGTCTCCAAGTTCTTAGCTCAAAAGGGTCACCGAGTCTCCTTCATCTCCACCCCCAAAAACATCCAGCGCCTCCCCAAATCATCCCTATCTCCTCTCATAACTTTGGTCGAGCTTCCTCTGCCGGCCATTGAAGGCTTGCCACATTCCACAGAGTCCACCTCCGAGCTACCAATTCACAAAGTCCCTTTCCTCAAAAAAGCCTACGacttgctccagcctccactCACGCATTTCCTCCAACACTCGGACGTCAACTGGGTCATCCACGACTTCATTTGCCATTGGCTACCCCGAGTCGCGACTCAGCTCGGAATCAACTCGGTTTACTTCAACATCTTCAGTGCCACTACATTGGCTTTCCTTGGCCCTCCCTCTGAGCTACTCGGAGGTCAACGCCAGCGGCCGGAGGACTTCACGGTTGTGCCGAAATGGGTTGACTTTCCTTCTAATGTTGCTTTTAAGCTCCATGAGATGGTCAGCCACTGGGACTGCATGGACGACGAGGTCTCCGATTTTCAGAGGTTCGCGGATGCGATTCAATATTGTAACTTGGTGACCACGAGGAGCACTCCCGAGTTCGAATCCGACTCAGTGAGTTTACTCAGGAAACTGTACGGTAAACCCGTTGTTCCACTCGGGTTGTTGCCACCCAGCTCAGTGCCACGTCAGCACGGTGGCGCTgatgatcaggtggatgagaagTGGGAAGTGTTGAGAGAGTGGCTCGacaataagaaagagaaatcAGTGATTTACATTGCACTCGGTACTGAGGTGACTCTGAGTCAAGAGTTGATGCACGAGTTAGCTCATGGGATAGAGAAATCCGGCTTGCCTTTTATTTGGGTGGTCAACAATCGCCCACTAGTGGAAGGCATGTTGGGTGCGGATGTTATTCCACAAGAGTTTCCAACTCGGGTGGCTGACCGCGGTTTGGTGTGGAGGGGTTGGGCCCCTCAACTTAAGATATTGGGTCACTCGTCGGTTGGGGGTTTCTTAACTCACTGTGGTTGGAGTTCGGTTATCGAGGCACTCGGGTTTGGAAGGGtgcttattttgttttccgGGGCAAATTCGGATCAAGGGTTGATTGCGAGATTGTTGCACGGGAAACAGGTCGGGTTGGAGATACTGAGGGACGAGCAAGATGGGTCATTTACGCGTGACTCAGTGGCTGAATTAACTCGCCGAGTGATGGTTGACAAAGAAGGTGAGTCACTCAGGTCAAATGCATGGGCCATGAAGGAGATTTTTGGCAACAAAGAGCTGAACAACAAGTGCTTGGACGAGTTCACTCGGTTCCTTGAAACATGGCCAGCTTCAACCTAA
- the LOC117635501 gene encoding eukaryotic initiation factor 4A-2-like, with protein MCRDARNWDEESYRETILKEREIQTRTVFRTVWAPSLNPNPDAIVVASSDGSVSSYFIPSLVSKPPLGFSNVKAPHSLMAKPACFLQAHEGPAYDVKFYGHGEDAVLLSCGDDGRIRGWKWKDCVEAEAPIHLQGTHVKPLLDLVNPQHKGPWGALSPIPENNALAVNDQGGSIFSAAGDSCVYCWDVESGQVKMTFKGHSDYLHSIVARNSTNQIITGSEDGTARIWDCRSGKCVQVYEPAKGTKLKGFFSCVSCMALDASESWLACGSGRSLSVWNLPASECISRTSTRASVQDVVFDENQVLAVGAEPLLCRYDINGAILSQMQCAPQSAFSVSLHASGVTAVGGYGGLVDIISQFGSHLCTFSCRCIRGVWETLIFRNKPKLSSVALSSLSPSHRSSAVMAAPEGSQFDTRQYDSKMTELLATDGQEFFTSYDEVYDSFDSMGLQENLLRGIYAYGFEKPSAIQQRGIVPFCKGLDVIQQAQSGTGKTATFCSGILQQLDYGLTECQALVLAPTRELAQQIEKVMRALGDYLGVRVHACVGGTSVREDQRILSNGVHVVVGTPGRVFDMLRRQSLRPDNIKMFVLDEADEMLSRGFKDQIYDIFQLLPSKIQVGVFSATMPPEALEITRKFMNKPVRILVKRDELTLEGIKQFYVNVDKEEWKLETLCDLYETLAITQSVIFVNTRRKVDWLTDKMRSRDHTVSATHGDMDQNTRDIIMREFRSGSSRVLITTDLLARGIDVQQVSLVINYDLPTQPENYLHRIGRSGRFGRKGVAINFVTKDDERMLFDIQKFYNVLVEELPSNVADLL; from the exons ATGTGCAGGGACGCAAGGAACTGGGACGAAGAATCATACAGAGAAACCATATTGAAGGAGAGGGAGATCCAAACCCGAACCGTATTCCGAACCGTTTGGGCTCCATCCCTTAACCCTAACCCGGACGCCATCGTCGTCGCCTCCAGCGATGGATCGGTTTCTTCATACTTCATCCCCTCCCTCGTATCCAAGCCC CCGCTGGGTTTTAGCAATGTGAAAGCCCCACA cTCGTTAATGGCTAAACCTGCTTGCTTCCTTCAAGCTCACGAAGGCCCTGCATACGATGTTAAGTTTTACGGCCATGGCGAGGATGCTGTTTTGCTGAG TTGTGGTGACGATGGTCGGATTCGAGGATGGAAGTGGAAGGATTGTGTAGAAGCAGAGGCGCCTATTCATTTGCAAG GAACCCATGTGAAGCCACTACTTGACCTGGTGAATCCGCAGCATAA AGGTCCTTGGGGGGCTTTATCTCCAATCCCTGAAAACAATGCTCTTGCCGTTAATGATCAG GGGGGATCCATTTTTTCTGCTGCTGGTGATTCTTGTGTCTATTGCTGGGATGTG GAAAGTGGTCAAGTCAAAATGACTTTTAAGGGGCACTCAGACTACTTGCATTCTATAGTTGCCCGGAACTCTACCAATCAGATCATAACTGGTTCAGAGGATGGGACAGCTCGTATATGGG ATTGCAGAAGTGGAAAGTGTGTTCAAGTGTATGAGCCAGCAAAGGGTACTAAATTGAAAGGATTTTTTTCGTGCGTAAGTTGCATGGCTCTTGATGCAAGTGAAAGCTGGTTG GCTTGTGGTAGTGGTCGGAGTTTATCAGTTTGGAATCTTCCTGCTTCTGAATGCATTTCAAGGACTTCAACTCGTGCATCTGTACAGGATGTAGTATTCGACGAAAATCAA GTATTAGCAGTTGGAGCAGAACCTCTACTTTGCCGTTATGACATAAATGGGGCGATCCTTTCACAAATGCAATGTGCTCCTCAGTCAGCCTTTTCCGTCTCTTTACATGCATCTGGG GTTACAGCAGTAGGAGGTTACGGAGGTCTTGTTGACATTATTTCGCAGTTCGGAAGCCACTTGTGCACATTCAGCTGCCGATGT ATCCGAGGAGTTTGGGAAACCCTAATTTTCAGAAACAAGCCAAAGCTCTCTTCGGTCGCTCTCTCTTCGCTTTCACCTTCTCACCGATCATCGGCAG TCATGGCAGCTCCAGAAGGATCACAATTTGATACTCGTCAGTATGATTCCAAAATGACTGAGCT ACTTGCAACTGATGGGCAGGAATTCTTTACGTCATATGATGAAGTTTATGATAGTTTTGATTCTATGGGTCTGCAAGAGAATCTTCTGAGGGGCATTTATGCTTACG GTTTTGAAAAACCCTCAGCTATTCAGCAAAGGGGAATTGTTCCATTCTGCAAGGGTCTTGATGTTATTCAACAGGCTCAGTCTGGAACTGGGAAGACAGCGACTTTCTGTTCTGGTATTCTTCAACAGCTTGATTATGGTTTGACAGAATGCCAGGCCTTGGTTCTTGCCCCAACTCGAGAGCTTGCTCAACAGATTGAGAAGGTCATGAGGGCTCTGGGAGACTATCTGGGTGTGAGGGTCCATGCTTGTGTTGGTGGAACCAGTGTTCGTGAAGACCAGCGCATTCTGTCAAACGGGGTTCACGTTGTTGTGGGCACTCCTGGTCGTGTTTTTGACATGCTAAGGAGACAGTCGCTTCGTCCCGATAACATCAAAATGTTTGTTTTGGATGAGGCTGATGAGATGCTTTCCCGAGGTTTCAAGGATCAG ATCTATGATATATTTCAGCTTCTGCCATCAAAGATTCAGGTTGGGGTTTTCTCTGCCACAATGCCACCTGAGGCCCTTGAGATCACAAGGAAGTTCATGAACAAACCTGTGAGGATTCTTGTGAAGCGTGATGAACTCACCCTGGAGGGTATAAAGCAATTTTATGTCAATGTTGACAAGGAGGAATGGAAGCTTGAGACTCTTTGTGATCTTTATGAAACTTTGGCCATTACCCAGAGTGTCATTTTTGTCAATACTCGACGCAAGGTTGATTGGTTGACTGACAAAATGCGGAGCCGAGACCATACAGTTTCTGCCACCCATGGAGACATGGACCAGAACACCAGAGACATCATCATGCGGGAGTTCCGTTCTGGGTCATCTCGTGTCTTGATCACCACTGATCTTCTGGCTCGTGGTATTGATGTTCAGCAAGTCTCCCTTGTTATAAACTATGACCTGCCTACCCAGCCAGAGAACTACCTCCACAGAATTGGGCGTAGTGGACGATTCGGCAGGAAGGGTGTTGCCATCAACTTTGTAACAAAGGATGATGAGAGGATGCTGTTTGACATCCAGAAGTTCTATAACGTGCTTGTGGAGGAGCTGCCATCGAATGTTGCTGATCTCCTCTGA